A stretch of Toxoplasma gondii ME49 chromosome V, whole genome shotgun sequence DNA encodes these proteins:
- a CDS encoding hypothetical protein (encoded by transcript TGME49_220640) produces the protein MCFQFVTLCSPVRRPLNGSHGYHSVRVRLRLQMAAIVLSPELHQQLSQQYHDQCPRQLARMEDLSNEIRMLEEQEQRLAAQLQHARQSSGLAAETRTQASGVSSSAEPSEASDVAGRSSPRGTIQVPRDLVERQSEPALEKPLDEAVASPFVAQTPFRSPTPVTTTEGAWRESAAVASTTHSMASGDLTTSSDWLTHAERTSESASPLILHHQTAPLFAAGAPQAVVCGGPCTSGDSGGPPYSLSQVFEHAGAAHTTGDPRTESNIPEDILEFVLSHSAPAAMASGDGAALLAESTPSIIQPWSPEYSPPPIISASEHAATSSSWPHPTTSASDEGATPCAVPASSSAFSGPWWSSPQPQRSWHFPGALGHYAPVFGEPLPPEPRQPLLQSPARAPPADVIPPHAAQPSTAFVDVPSMFQQSQLRSPQLLSMRVRPPDSTSTTPPSLTSPSRRITGSDLE, from the exons ATGTGCTTTCAATTCGTCACGCTATGCTCGCCAGTGCGTCGACCTTTAAACGGCTCACACGGTTATCACTCTGTCCGGGTCAGGCTACGCCTGCAGATGGCTGCAATCGTGTTGTCGCCTGAGCTTCACCAGCAACTCTCTCAGCAATACCATGATCAATGTCCACGACAATTAGCGCGTATGGAGGATCTCAGCAATGAGATAAGGATGCTTGAGGAACAGGAGCAGAGACTAGCCGCTCAACTGCAGCATGCTCGACAGTCGAGTGGTTTGGCCGCAGAGACTCGAACGCAAGCGTCCGGTGTTTCCAGTTCCGCGGAGCCATCAGAGGCGTCGGATGTGGCTGGGCGAAGCTCTCCGCGAGGCACTATCCAGGTGCCTAGAGATCTGGTGGAACGACAATCTGAACCTGCCTTAGAAAAGCCCTTGGACGAGGCTGTTGCGTCACCGTTCGTTGCTCAGACTCCTTTCCGATCACCAACGCCAGTGACGACCACAGAAGGGGCTTGGCGAGAGTCAGCTGCCGTGGCCTCCACCACGCATTCTATGGCCAGCGGGGATCTCACAACATCATCGGACTGGTTGACGCACGCTGAGAGAACATCGGAGTCTGCTTCACCGCTGATTTTGCATCACCAGACGGCCCCTTTGTTTGCCGCAGGTGCCCCACAGGCGGTCGTGTGTGGGGGCCCCTGCACCAGCGGCGATAGCGGTGGACCCCCATATTCTCTATCCCAAGTCTTCGAACACGCCGGCGCTGCGCATACTACTGGGGACCCGCGCACAGAGAGTAATATTCCTGAGGACATCCTGGAGTTCGTTCTGTCCCATTCCGCACCAGCAGCGATGGCGTCTGGGGACGGTGCTGCGCTCCTCGCAGAATCGACACCCTCGATCATTCAGCCATGGAGTCCAGAATATTCGCCACCACCGATCATCTCCGCGAGCGAGCACGCGGCAACGAGTTCGTCGTGGCCCCACCCGACTACGAGTGCCTCGGACGAAGGCGCAACACCCTGCGCAGTCCCAGCTAGTAGCAGCGCGTTTTCGGGGCCATGGTGGAGCTCGCCTCAACCACAGCGCTCCTGGC ATTTTCCCGGTGCCCTTGGACATTATGCACCTGTTTTTGGCGAGCCGCTACCGCCTGAACCTCGACAGCCACTGCTTCAGTCCCCTGCCCGGGCGCCTCCCGCCGACGTCATCCCGCCACATGCAGCCCAGCCGTCCACGGCGTTCGTGGATGTCCCTTCGATGTTTCAACAAAGCCAATTGCGGTCGCCTCAACTCCTGTCGATGCGCGTCCGGCCCCCGGATTCGACCTCTACCACACCGCCCTCCCTCACGTCACCCAGCCGAAGAATTACGG GTTCAGATTTAGAGTAA
- a CDS encoding hypothetical protein (encoded by transcript TGME49_220630) — MVLWGPQLLLHRLIALQAVAEWLGGLHSRPGYQGGIAFFWFRLSLELQAVTASHAPDGAASTEASKSSDAHDDDSAVTSDPVNELRSQSEQLAFGVTLLPSPDDEGSRSARALRLKDQLENLGVQRRKTLANLRNRRLRWSGESSYIRYRMKKDPAAFESPEAVALLKAKYRSAVDKKRQAISALEQSVSDMKIEEARLRSRLAECRTGSGCAPGEPRAQGLPGPSAATGQSHAESERRERHSKRSWSHLLSARKAMAPADSGGVGSGPLLGLEERMELLRAQKRKTQNSLRCLRHQWSTEETYIKHRISAAKRQLAKRGGAPAFPSSETLESYRQTYRTRVVTRRQEMGVLEKLIHEMEIEEEKLRSRLLKCRSKAGEAPTEPSTEGHARASTSTSLSQGLTVTGRSDIESGSAETESADLPEEASPVPGCSWWSIISPAELLGPTPKSAESSPPAEDRVKMLESELRLLRARRSNLISMRHNLRYKWKNEASYLHTKLLMLKYRRKAKNMATVGLSPELHQRLSQQYRERAPQHLARVEEMSRQIMALEEEAKEVAVQLLYARRLSDPAVETQTQASTVSSATEPAETSEVAGHHSPRDTIHARRDLVKSHSDPALEKPLDEAVASPFVAQIPSRSPTPVTTTEGASRESAALASTTHSMASGDLTTSSDWFTHAERTSESPSPLILHHQTAPLFAAGAPEAVVYGGPCTSGDSGGPPYSLSQIFEHAGAAHTTGEPRTESDIPEDVVEFVLSHSAPAAMASEDGAALFAESAPSFNQPWSSEYPPPRIVSPSEQAATSASLFQPTTSASDEGATLFAVPASSSAFSGPGWSSPQLQPSWYFPGALGHYAPVFGEPLPPEPRQPLLQSPARAPPADVIPPHAAQPSTAFVDVPSMFQRSQLRSPQLLSMRVRPPDSTSTTPPSLTSPSRRITGPDPQ; from the exons ATGGTGCTCTGGGGGCCGCAATTGTTGTTACATCGGCTTATCGCTCTTCAAGCTGTGGCGGAATGGCTGGGCGGCCTTCATAGCAGACCAGGATATCAAGGGGGAATCGCGTTTTTCTggttccgtctctctcttgagcTTCAGGCAGTCACTGCCAGCCACGCACCAGATGGCGCAGCATCGACGGAAGCATCAAAATCGTCAGACGCCCACGATGATGATTCAGCAGTGACCAGCGACCCCGTGAACGAGCTACGGTCGCAAAGCGAGCAATTAGCTTTCGGCGTGACACTGTTGCCATCtccagacgacgaaggaTCTCGTTCCGCGCGTGCGCTTCGGCTGAAGGATCAGCTGGAGAATCTAGGAGTCCAGCGGCGCAAAACCCTAGCGAATCTGCGCAATAGGCGTCTTCGCTGGTCGGGTGAAAGCAGTTACATAAGGTACCGGATGAAAAAG GATCCCGCGGCTTTCGAATCTCCGGAGGCTGTAGCGCTGCTCAAGGCAAAGTACCGGTCGGCAGtcgacaagaagagacaggcgatCTCTGCGCTCGAGCAGTCCGTCAGTGATATGAAAATCGAAGAAGCACGCCTCCGTTCGAGGCTTGCGGAATGCCGCACTGGGAGCGGCTGTGCACCAGGAGAGCCCAGGGCACAAGGTCTTCCTGGCCCGTCGGCAGCGACTGGTCAGTCCCACG CGGAATCAGAACGCCGCGAACGCCACTCCAAACGGAGCTGGAGCCACTTGCTCTCTGCACGGAAAGCTATGGCGCCAGCGGATTCCGGCGGTGTTGGTTCCGGGCCTCTTCTCGGTTTGGAGGAGAGGATGGAGCTGTTGCGGGCCCAGAAGCGCAAAACGCAGAACAGCCTGCGGTGCCTTCGGCATCAGTGGTCGACCGAAGAAACTTATATCAAGCACAGGATATCAGCGGCTAAACGACAGCTGGCTAAAAGAGGT GGGGCGCCGGCGTTTCCATCATCGGAAACGCTGGAAAGTTACAGGCAAACGTACAGGACGAGAGTCGTTACGAGGCGACAGGAAATGGGTGTATTGGAGAAGCTCATTCATGAGATGGAAatagaagaagaaaaacttcGCTCGAGGCTTCTCAAATGCCGCAGCAAAGCCGGTGAAGCACCAACTGAACCAAGCACGGAAGGTCATGCACGAGCGTCGACATCGACTAGTCTGTCCCAAG GTTTAACGGTAACGGGACGTTCAGACATTGAGAGCGGATCGGCAGAAACTGAGTCAGCTGACCTACCAGAGGAGGCTTCACCGGTTCCAGGCTGCTCCTGGTGGAGTATCATCTCACCCGCTGAATTACTGGGGCCGACTCCGAAAAGTGCCGAGTCCAGCCCTCCTGCTGAGGATCGAGTCAAGATGTTAGAAAGCGAACTCAGACTATTACGCGCTAGGAGATCGAATCTCATTTCGATGCGGCACAACCTTCGATACAAATGGAAGAACGAAGCCTCCTATCTGCACACGAAACTGCTCATGCTGAAATACCGTcggaaggcgaaaaac ATGGCTACCGTTGGTTTATCGCCTGAGCTTCACCAACGCCTCTCTCAGCAATACCGTGAACGAGCCCCACAACATTTAGCGCGTGTGGAGGAAATGAGCAGACAAATAATGGCGCTtgaggaagaggcaaaggAAGTCGCCGTTCAACTTTTGTATGCTCGACGTTTGAGCGATCCAGCTGTAGAGACGCAAACGCAAGCGTCCACCGTTTCCAGCGCCACGGAACCCGCAGAGACGTCGGAGGTGGCTGGGCACCACTCTCCGCGAGACACTATCCACGCACGTAGAGATCTGGTGAAAAGTCACTCTGATCCTGCCTTGGAAAAGCCCTTGGACGAGGCTGTTGCGTCACCGTTCGTTGCTCAGATTCCTTCCCGATCACCAACGCCAGTGACGACCACAGAAGGGGCTTCGCGAGAGTCAGCTGCCTTGGCCTCCACCACGCATTCTATGGCCAGCGGGGATCTCACAACATCATCGGACTGGTTCACACACGCTGAGCGAACATCGGAGTCTCCTTCACCGCTGATTTTGCATCACCAGACGGCCCCTTTGTTTGCCGCAGGTGCCCCAGAGGCGGTCGTGTATGGGGGCCCCTGCACCAGCGGCGATAGCGGTGGACCCCCATATTCTCTATCCCAAATCTTCGAACACGCCGGCGCTGCGCATACTACTGGGGAACCGCGCACAGAGAGTGATATTCCTGAGGACGTCGTGGAGTTCGTTCTGTCCCATTCCGCACCAGCAGCGATGGCGTCTGAGGACGGTGCTGCGCTCTTCGCGGAATCGGCACCCTCGTTCAATCAGCCATGGAGCTCAGAGTATCCGCCGCCACGGATCGTCTCCCCGAGCGAGCAGGCGGCAACGAGTGCTTCATTGTTCCAGCCGACTACGAGTGCCTCGGACGAAGGCGCAACACTATTTGCAGTCCCAGCTAGTAGCAGCGCGTTTTCGGGGCCAGGGTGGAGCTCGCCACAACTGCAACCATCCTGGT ATTTTCCCGGTGCCCTTGGACATTATGCACCTGTTTTTGGCGAGCCGCTACCGCCTGAACCTCGACAGCCACTGCTTCAGTCCCCTGCCCGGGCGCCTCCCGCCGACGTCATCCCGCCACATGCAGCCCAGCCGTCCACGGCGTTCGTGGATGTCCCTTCGATGTTTCAACGAAGCCAATTGCGGTCGCCTCAACTCCTGTCGATGCGCGTCCGGCCCCCGGATTCGACCTCTACCACACCGCCCTCCCTCACGTCACCCAGCCGAAGAATTACGG GTCCAGATCCACAGTAG
- a CDS encoding hypothetical protein (encoded by transcript TGME49_287450), whose translation MSVVEQSIREMELQEATLRARLLECRRGCSQGPEESSTEDAAGTSTSAGHLQGEPTKADPFSAAPPAHTNNHSCNCRSDKRCTLVQSGSTLWYRRHTPQNTDRLFLVACSNGRRASIIITGRHAWVECDMPIVSGDIGYPHIQVRLRLRMLDADIRAAG comes from the coding sequence ATGTCTGTGGTGGAGCAGTCCATCCGTGAGATGGAGTTACAAGAAGCAACCCTTCGCGCAAGGCTTCTCGAGTGCCGCAGAGGATGCAGCCAGGGACCAGAAGAGTCTAGCACTGAAGACGCTGCAGGCACGTCGACCTCGGCTGGTCATCTCCAGGGCGAGCCTACCAAGGCAGACCCCTTCTCAGCGGCGCCACCCGCTCATACAAACAATCACAGCTGCAATTGCCGATCAGACAAGAGATGTACTCTAGTGCAGTCGGGGTCTACCCTGTGGTACAGGCGTCACACGCCACAGAACACTGACAGACTTTTTCTGGTTGCGTGCTCGAATGGACGAAGAGCCTCGATAATCATAACTGGCAGACATGCCTGGGTTGAGTGTGACATGCCGATAGTGTCCGGTGATATAGGCTATCCGCACATCCAGGTGCGTTTGCGGTTACGTATGTTAGATGCTGACATCCGGGCTGCAGGCTGA
- a CDS encoding hypothetical protein (encoded by transcript TGME49_287440) — MARETRVAARIIIVASAMEWGGERRLVPRVEPAYAARPLKAGFGWAFRDLLVAGPGAQGGPGIQGVSAETESAELPEATSPVPGCSWWSTSPPVTSLSPTAKGVEPGSSAEDKVTGLQRDLKQVHSRRIRLVRKHCWMSMRWRDEATFVNLRLQMMNTRRKKKKVSYAEQRRLLTGPGRRPGGEVLPVCFSSSRISWSW; from the coding sequence ATGGCGCGTGAAACCCGTGTAGCGGCTCGAATCATCATTGTCGCGTCGGCGATGGAGTGGGGAGGAGAGCGTCGTTTGGTTCCCCGAGTCGAGCCTGCGTATGCAGCGAGACCTCTAAAGGCCGGTTTCGGGTGGGCGTTTCGCGATTTGCTCGTTGCAGGCCCAGGCGCGCAGGGAGGTCCAGGCATCCAGGGCGTATCGGCAGAAACAGAATCAGCTGAGTTGCCTGAGGCGACCTCACCGGTTCCAGGCTGCTCCTGGTGGAGTACCAGCCCCCCCGTCACATCATTGAGCCCGACCGCGAAGGGAGTCGAACCCGGCTCTTCTGCCGAGGATAAGGTGACAGGGTTACAGAGAGACCTCAAGCAAGTACACTCAAGGAGGATACGACTCGTTCGGAAGCATTGCTGGATGAGTATGAGGTGGAGGGATGAAGCAACATTTGTGAACCTGAGACTGCAGATGATGAACACCcgtcggaagaagaagaaagtaaGCTACGCTGAACAACGTCGTTTGCTCACGGGGCCAGGGAGACGCCCTGGAGGTGAGGTGCTGCCTGTTTGtttcagcagcagccgcaTAAGCTGGTCCTGGTGA
- a CDS encoding hypothetical protein (encoded by transcript TGME49_287470~5' and 3' partial because of sequencing gaps, supported by RNAseq.), protein AAGTSTSAGHLQGSADAAEASGGDDVSGVSRDQARHSTQSSSRLASSRGLTLPADSGGGDSGTSLSLEERLKLVRTQKRRKQVNLYSLRRHWLTEAAYVKERTSSAKPMRAKPGGSPVSPSPKLLERYRAAYRSTVDKKRQEMSALEQSIRELEIEEAQLRALLLGRRSKGGEAPAEPETEGQPPPSTSTAQSEGPGAQGGPGIQGVSAETESAELPEATSPVPGCSWWSTSPPVTSLSPTAKGVEPGSSAEDKVTGLERDLKQVHSRRMRLVRKRCWMSMRWRDEATFVNLRLQMMNTCRKKKKMAAIVLSPELHQQLSRQYRERCPQRFALMEDLSKEIRMLEEKEQSLTAQLWHARKSSYFAAETRTQASGVSSSTE, encoded by the exons TGCTGCAGGCACGTCGACCTCGGCTGGTCATCTCCAGG GATCGGCAGACGCCGCAGAAGCGTCAGGGGGTGACGATGTTTCAGGGGTTTCAAGAGACCAGGCACGCCACTCGACACAGAGCAGCAGCCGTTTGGCCTCGTCACGGGGCCTGACGCTGCCAGCAGATTCCGGCGGTGGCGATTCCGGGACTTCTCTAAGTTTGGAAGAGAGGCTGAAGCTGGTGCGTACACAGAAGCGCAGGAAGCAAGTCAACCTGTATAGTCTTCGGCGTCACTGGTTGACGGAAGCGGCTTATGTCAAAGAGAGGACGTCATCGGCGAAACCGATGCGGGCTAAACCAGGT GGGTCCCCGGTGTCCCCATCACCGAAACTACTGGAAAGGTACCGAGCAGCGTATAGGTCGACAGTCGAtaagaagcgacaggagaTGTCGGCGTTGGAGCAGTCCATACGTGAGTTGGAAATCGAAGAGGCACAACTTCGAGCGTTGCTTCTCGGTCGCCGCAGTAAAGGCGGTGAAGCGCCGGCAGAGCCTGAGACAGAAGGACAGCCACCCCCGTCGACATCGACTGCCCAGTCGGAAG GCCCAGGCGCGCAGGGAGGTCCAGGCATCCAGGGCGTATCGGCAGAAACAGAATCAGCTGAGTTGCCTGAGGCGACCTCGCCGGTTCCAGGCTGCTCCTGGTGGAGTACCAGCCCCCCCGTCACATCATTGAGCCCGACCGCGAAGGGAGTCGAACCCGGCTCTTCTGCCGAGGATAAGGTGACAGGGTTAGAGAGAGACCTCAAGCAAGTACACTCAAGGAGGATGCGACTCGTTCGGAAGCGTTGCTGGATGAGTATGAGGTGGAGGGATGAAGCAACATTTGTGAACCTGAGACTGCAGATGATGAACACCtgtcggaagaagaagaaa ATGGCTGCAATCGTTTTGTCGCCTGAGCTTCACCAGCAACTCTCTCGGCAATACCGTGAACGCTGCCCGCAACGATTTGCGCTTATGGAGGATCTCAGCAAGGAGATAAGGATGCTTGAGGAAAAGGAGCAGAGTCTAACCGCTCAACTGTGGCATGCTCGAAAGTCGAGCTATTTTGCCGCAGAGACTCGAACGCAAGCGTCCGGTGTTTCCAGTTCCACGGAAC
- a CDS encoding hypothetical protein (encoded by transcript TGME49_296340), whose translation MKVVSCGRQVLELDVWQERLCRVAAVGCCTRFTGGGSNALKKKPHLCRQFNLCESLSTCKCEALWSTMRRGHFPNWRSVAECYMWGNPRGVLDKETVNNLSVGLTDISSRRLTRNLAWEEKTVLTQGGPRLSPWRNERPYRPARWQPLCVSSMRQGWYFGGRRPCYVYLSLYMLWCNGWASFAANHSLRQES comes from the coding sequence ATGAAAGTTGTGTCGTGTGGCCGTCAAGTGCTTGAGCTCGATGTCTGGCAGGAGCGTCTCTGTCGGGTCGCAGCCGTTGGTTGCTGTACTCGGTTTACTGGCGGCGGTTCAAATGCGCTTAAGAAAAAGCCGCATCTGTGCAGGCAATTCAATCTCTGTGAGTCACTGTCGACATGCAAATGCGAAGCGTTGTGGTCAACTATGAGAAGGGGTCATTTTCCGAATTGGCGCTCTGTGGCGGAATGTTACATGTGGGGCAACCCACGCGGTGTCCTCGACAAGGAAACAGTGAATAATCTATCTGTCGGATTGACCGACATTTCGAGTAGAAGACTGACACGCAACCTCGCCTGGGAGGAGAAGACTGTACTGACGCAGGGGGGCCCTCGTCTGTCGCCCTGGCGTAACGAGCGGCCGTACCGTCCCGCTAGGTGGCAACCgctgtgtgtttcttcgaTGAGACAAGGATGGTATTTTGGGGGCCGCCGTCCCTGTTACGTCTACTTATCTCTCTACATGCTTTGGTGCAATGGCTGGGCGTCTTTCGCAGCAAACCACTCTCTAAGGCAGGAATCATAA
- a CDS encoding hypothetical protein (encoded by transcript TGME49_287460~Signal peptide predicted by SignalP 2.0 HMM (probability 0.909) with cleavage site probability 0.639 at residue 28), which produces MVFWGPPSLLRLLISLHALVQWLGVFRSKPDSKAGMIIVWFRSSPELQAVTASHTPGDAASKESGESSDGHDGDSAASENPEDVSESSRRQGTSGVAPLTSPEDEGSRSTLARRLEKELAQLRAQRRRVPT; this is translated from the coding sequence ATGGTATTTTGGGGGCCGCCGTCCCTGTTACGTCTACTTATCTCTCTACATGCTTTGGTGCAATGGCTGGGCGTCTTTCGCAGCAAACCAGACTCTAAGGCAGGAATGATAATTGTGTGGTTTCGTTCGTCACCCGAGCTGCAAGCTGTCACTGCCAGCCACACGCCAGGTGACGCAGCATCGAAGGAATCCGGAGAATCTTCCGACGGTCACGATGGTGATTCAGCCGCATCCGAAAACCCCGAAGACGTGTCCGAGTCGAGCCGCAGACAAGGGACCTCCGGTGTGGCACCACTGACATCtccagaggacgaaggatCGCGTTCCACGCTTGCCCGAAGGTTAGAGAAGGAGCTAGCGCAACTACGAGCTCAACGGCGTAGGGTTCCAACGTAA
- a CDS encoding hypothetical protein (encoded by transcript TGME49_287430~3' partial because of sequencing gap, protein match to GenBank: EEE30670.1), whose amino-acid sequence MRLNMGKPALCSCESSGALAVEFARKWFQFVTLRLSVHRLINGSDGYHSLRVRLCLQMAAIVLSPALHEQLSRQYRERCPQRLALMEDLSKDIRMLEEQEQRLAAQLQHARQSRDLAAETQTQASAFSSSTEQAETSDMAGQSSPRGTTQVPRDLVERQSEPALEKPLDEAVASPFVAQTPFRSPMPVTTTEGAWRESAAVASTTHSMASGDLTTSSDWLTHAERTSESASSLIWHYQTTPLFAAGAPQAVVCGGPCTSGDSGGPPYSLSPTVEHAGAAHTTGDPRTESDMPEDVVEFVLSYSAPAVMASEDGAALFAESAPSFIQPWSSEYPPPRIVSPSEQAATSASLFQPTTSASDEGATLFAIPASSSAFSGPGWSSPRLQPSW is encoded by the coding sequence ATGCGGCTCAACATGGGGAAGCCGGCGCTGTGTTCTTGTGAATCGTCGGGAGCACTGGCTGTTGAGTTTGCGCGCAAGTGGTTTCAATTCGTCACGCTACGCTTGTCAGTGCATCGACTTATAAATGGATCAGACGGCTACCACTCTCTCCGGGTCAGGCTATGCCTGCAGATGGCTGCAATCGTTTTGTCGCCTGCGCTTCACGAGCAACTCTCTCGGCAATACCGTGAACGCTGTCCACAACGATTAGCGCTTATGGAAGATCTCAGCAAGGACATAAGGATGCTTGAGGAACAGGAGCAGAGACTAGCCGCTCAACTGCAGCATGCTCGACAGTCGCGTGATTTGGCCGCAGAGACGCAAACGCAAGCGTCCGCATTTTCCAGTTCCACGGAACAAGCAGAGACGTCGGATATGGCTGGGCAAAGCTCTCCGCGAGGCACTACCCAGGTGCCTAGAGATCTGGTGGAACGACAATCTGAGCCTGCCTTGGAAAAGCCCTTGGACGAGGCTGTTGCGTCACCGTTCGTTGCTCAGACTCCTTTCCGATCACCAATGCCAGTGACGACCACAGAAGGGGCTTGGCGAGAGTCAGCTGCCGTGGCCTCCACCACGCATTCTATGGCCAGCGGGGATCTCACAACATCATCGGACTGGTTGACGCACGCTGAGAGAACATCGGAGTCTGCTTCATCGCTGATTTGGCATTACCAGACGACCCCTTTGTTTGCCGCAGGTGCCCCACAGGCGGTCGTGTGTGGGGGCCCCTGCACCAGCGGCGATAGCGGTGGACCCCCATATTCTCTATCCCCAACCGTCGAACACGCCGGCGCTGCGCATACTACTGGGGACCCGCGCACAGAGAGTGATATGCCTGAGGACGTCGTGGAGTTCGTTCTGTCCTATTCCGCACCAGCAGTGATGGCGTCTGAGGACGGTGCTGCGCTCTTCGCGGAATCGGCACCCTCGTTCATTCAGCCATGGAGCTCAGAGTATCCGCCGCCGCGGATCGTCTCCCCGAGCGAGCAGGCGGCAACGAGTGCTTCATTGTTCCAGCCGACTACGAGTGCCTCGGACGAAGGCGCAACACTATTTGCAATCCCAGCTAGTAGCAGCGCGTTTTCGGGGCCAGGGTGGAGCTCGCCACGACTGCAACCATCCTGG
- a CDS encoding hypothetical protein (encoded by transcript TGME49_220650), with product MRKNPERSSSPESLAQSMAMYWNTIDKKKREILVVEQSIREAKFQEATLRARLLECRRGCSQAPEESSTEDSAGTSTSAGQIQGSAEAAEASGGDDDSGISRDRRSHAALGSSRLVGSPVSPSPKLLEGYRARYRSTVDKKRQEMLALEQSIRQAEVEEAQLRALLLGRRSKGGEAPAEPGTEGQPPPSTSTAQSEGPGAQGGPGIHAVPPETESAELPEATSPVPGCSWWSNSPPVTSLRPRPKVAEPGCSVEERVTRLQSELRLLRARRTNLTQMRRVIRKRWRNEDTFVKVKLQRLNKRRKAKNASSKRHADRI from the exons ATGAGAAAG AACCCCGAGCGTTCCTCATCCCCAGAGTCTCTAGCACAGAGCATGGCAATGTACTGGAATACAATCGataagaagaaacgagaaattCTTGTGGTGGAGCAGTCCATCCGTGAGGCCAAATTCCAAGAGGCAACCCTTCGCGCAAGGCTTCTCGAGTGCCGCAGAGGATGCAGCCAGGCACCAGAAGAGTCTAGCACTGAAGATTCTGCAGGCACGTCGACCTCGGCTGGTCAAATCCAGG GATCggcagaagccgcagaagcaTCCGGAGGTGACGATGATTCAGGGATTTCAAGAGACCGGCGAAGCCACGCGGCACTGGGCAGCAGCCGGTTGGTC GGGTCCCCGGTGTCCCCATCACCGAAACTACTGGAAGGGTACCGCGCAAGGTATAGGTCGACAGTCGAtaagaagcgacaggagaTGTTGGCGTTGGAGCAGTCCATACGCCAGGCTGAAGTCGAAGAAGCACAACTTCGAGCGTTGCTTCTCGGTCGCCGCAGTAAAGGCGGTGAAGCGCCGGCAGAGCCTGGGACAGAAGGACAGCCACCCCCGTCGACATCGACTGCCCAGTCGGAAG GGCCAGGCGCGCAGGGAGGTCCAGGCATCCACGCCGTGCCGCCAGAAACAGAATCAGCTGAGTTGCCTGAGGCGACCTCGCCGGTTCCAGGCTGCTCCTGGTGGAGTAACAGCCCCCCCGTCACATCACTGAGGCCGCGGCCGAAGGTTGCCGAACCCGGCTGTTCTGTTGAGGAGCGCGTGACGAGGCTTCAGAGCGAACTGAGACTACTACGCGCAAGGAGGACGAACCTCACTCAGATGCGACGCGTCATTCGAAAGAGGTGGAGGAATGAGGACACATTTGTGAAAGTGAAACTTCAGAGACTCAACAAGCGTCGGAAGGCAAAAAAT GCGTCTTCAAAACGACACGCTGACCGCATATGA